Proteins encoded by one window of Castor canadensis chromosome 2, mCasCan1.hap1v2, whole genome shotgun sequence:
- the Epha1 gene encoding ephrin type-A receptor 1 isoform X2, producing the protein MERRWPLGLGLLLLLCAPLPPGSRAEEVTLMDTSMAQGELGWLLDPPEDGWSEVQQMLNGTPLYMYQDCPVQEGGDTDHWLRSNWIYRGEEASRVHVELQFTVRDCKSFPGGAGPVGCKETFNLLYMESEQDVGIQLRRPLFQKVTTVAADQSFTIQDLASGSVKLNVERCSLGHLTRRGLYLAFHNPGACVALVSVRVFYQRCPEAVHGLAQFPDTLPGPGGLVEVSGTCLPHAQITPGPSSTPRMHCSPDGEWLVPVGRCHCKPGYEEGSGGMGCSVCPSGSYRTDLNIPHCLKCPQHSTAESEGAIICTCESGHYRAPGEGPEVACTRPPSAPQNLSFSASGTLLSLHWEPPSDTGGRQDVKYSVECFQCRATAQDGGPCQSCGTSVRFSPGTGGLTMPTVRVEGLEPYANYTFNVKAQNRVSGMDNSSPASASLSINMWHAESLSGLSLRLVKKEPRQLELTWAGSRPRSPGGNLSYELHVLNQDEEWHQMVLEPRVLLTKLQPDTTYIVRVRMLTPLGPGPFSPDHEFRTSPPVSRSLTGGEIVAIIFGLLLGLALLLGIHVFRSRRSHRQGQQRQRDHVADVDREDKLWLKPYVDLQAYEDPAQGALDFTQELDPGWLTVDTVIGEGEFGEVYRGTLRLSSQDCKTVAIKTLKDTSPDGQWWNFLREATIMGQFNHPHILHLEGVITKRKPIMIITEFMENGALDAFLKEREDQLVPGQLVAMLQGIASGMNYLSDHNYVHRDLAARNILVSQNLCCKVSDFGLTRLLDDFDGTYETQGGKIPIRWTAPEAIAHRIFTTASDVWSFGIVMWEVLSFGDKPYGEMSNQEVMKSIEDGYRLPPPVDCPAPLYELMKNCWAYDSARRPHFLQLRAHLEQLLTDPHSLRTVANFDPRVTLRLPSLSGSDGIPYRSVSEWLESIRMKRYILHFRSAGLDTMECVLELTAEDLTQMGITLPGHQKRILCSIQGFKD; encoded by the exons ATGGAGCGGCGCTGGCCCCTGGGGCtcgggctgctgctgctgctctgcgCCCCGCTGCCCCCGGGGTCGCGCGCCGAGGAAG TCACTTTGATGGACACAAGCATGGCACAAGGAGAGTTGGGCTGGCTGCTGGATCCCCCAGAGGATGGG TGGAGTGAGGTACAACAGATGCTGAATGGGACACCCCTATACATGTACCAGGACTGCCCAGTGCAGGAAGGTGGAGACACTGACCACTGGCTTCGCTCCAATTGGATCTACCGAGGGGAGGAGGCTTCACGTGTCCATGTAGAGCTGCAGTTCACTGTACGTGACTGCAAGAGTTTCCCTGGGGGAGCTGGGCCTGTGGGCTGCAAGGAGACCTTCAACCTTCTGTACATGGAGAGTGAACAGGATGTAGGCATTCAACTCCGACGGCCCTTGTTCCAAAAG GTAACTACAGTGGCCGCAGACCAGAGCTTCACCATTCAAGACCTTGCATCTGGCTCTGTGAAGCTCAATGTGGAGCGCTGCTCCTTGGGCCACCTGACCCGCCGCGGTCTCTACCTTGCTTTCCACAACCCAGGTGCCTGTGTGGCCCTGGTGTCTGTACGGGTGTTCTACCAGCGCTGTCCTGAGGCTGTACATGGCTTGGCCCAATTTCCTGACACTCTCCCTGGACCTGGCGGGTTGGTAGAAGTGTCTGGGACCTGCCTGCCCCATGCACAGATCACTCCTGGACCTTCTAGTACACCCCGCATGCACTGCAGCCCTGACGGCGAGTGGCTGGTGCCCGTGGGCCGGTGCCACTGTAAACCTGGCTATGAGGAAGGCAGTGGTGGCATGGGATGCAGTG TCTGCCCTAGTGGCTCCTATCGGACTGACTTGAACATACCCCATTGTCTCAAGTGCCCCCAACACAGCACAGCAGAGTCTGAGGGGGCCATCATCTGTACCTGTGAGAGTGGCCATTACCGAGCCCCTGGGGAGGGCCCTGAGGTAGCATGCACAC GTCCTCCGTCTGCTCCCCAAAACCTGAGTTTCTCTGCATCAGGGACTCTGCTCTCTCTACACTGGGAACCCCCATCAGACACAGGGGGACGCCAGGATGTCAAATACAGTGTGGAATGTTTCCAGTGTAGGGCCACAGCACAGGATGGGGGGCCCTGCCAGTCCTGTGGGACAAGTGTGCGCTTTTCCCCAGGGACTGGGGGGCTCACCATGCCTACTGTGCGAGTCGAAGGCCTTGAACCTTATGCCAACTATACCTTTAATGTCAAAGCCCAAAACAGAGTGTCAGGGATGGACAACTCCAGTCCTGCCAGTGCCTCCCTCAGCATCAACATGTGGCATGCAG AGTCACTATCAGGTCTATCTCTAAGGCTGGTGAAGAAAGAACCAAGGCAGCTGGAGCTGACCTGGGCAGGGTCCCGGCCCCGCAGTCCTGGGGGGAACCTGAGCTATGAGCTGCATGTACTGAACCAG GATGAAGAATGGCACCAGATGGTTCTAGAACCTAGGGTCTTATTGACAAAACTGCAGCCAGATACCACATACATCGTCAGAGTGAGAATGTTGACTCCACTGGGTCCTGGCCCTTTCTCCCCTGACCATGAGTTTCGGACCAGCCCACCAG TTTCCAGGAGCCTGACTGGAGGAGAGATTGTTGCCATCATCTTTGGGCTGCTGCTTGGTCTAGCTCTGCTGCTCGGGATTCATGTCTTCCGTTCAAG AAGAAGCCATCGGCAAGGACAGCAGAGGCAGCGTGACCATGTCGCTGATGTTGATCGAG AGGACAAGTTGTGGCTGAAGCCCTACGTGGACCTCCAGGCCTATGAAGACCCTGCTCAGGGGGCCTTGGACTTCACCCAGGAGCTTGACCCAGGCTGGCTGACTGTGGACACAGTCATAGGGGAAG GAGAGTTTGGGGAAGTCTATCGAGGGACTCTGAGGCTCTCCAGTCAGGACTGTAAGACTGTGGCCATTAAGACCTTGAAAGACACATCCCCAGATGGCCAGTGGTGGAACTTCCTTCGTGAGGCGACCATCATGGGCCAGTTCAACCACCCACATATTCTGCATCTGGAAGGCGTTATCACAAAGA GAAAGCCCATCATGATCATCACAGAATTTATGGAGAATGGAGCCCTAGATGCTTTCCTGAAG GAGCGGGAGGATCAGCTGGTCCCTGGGCAGCTAGTGGCCATGCTGCAGGGCATAGCATCAGGCATGAACTACCTCAGTGACCACAATTATGTCCATCGGGACCTGGCTGCCAGGAACATCTTGGTGAGTCAGAACCTGTGCTGCAAGGTGTCTGACTTTGGCCTCACCCGCCTCCTGGACGACTTTGATGGCACCTATGAAACCCAG GGAGGGAAGATCCCCATCCGTTGGACAGCCCCAGAAGCCATTGCTCATCGGATCTTCACCACAGCCAGTGATGTGTGGAGTTTTGGGATTGTGATGTGGGAGGTGCTGAGCTTTGGGGACAAGCCCTATGGGGAGATGAGCAATCAGGAG GTAATGAAGAGTATTGAGGATGGGTACCGGCTGCCCCCTCCTGTGGACTGCCCGGCCCCTCTGTATGAACTCATGAAGAACTGCTGGGCATATGACAGTGCCCGTCGGCCCCACTTCCTCCAGCTACGGGCACATCTGGAGCAATTGCTTACCGACCCCCACTCTCTGAGAACCGTCGCCAACTTTGATCCCAG GGTGACTCTCCGCCTGCCCAGTTTGAGTGGCTCTGATGGGATCCCTTATCGAAGTGTCTCTGAGTGGCTTGAGTCTATTCGCATGAAGCGCTACATCCTGCACTTCCGCTCAGCGGGGCTGGACACCATGGAGTGTGTGCTGGAGCTGACAGCCGA GGACCTGACGCAGATGGGAATCACACTGCCAGGGCACCAGAAGCGTATTCTTTGCAGTATTCAGGGGTTTAAGGACTGA
- the Epha1 gene encoding ephrin type-A receptor 1 isoform X1: protein MERRWPLGLGLLLLLCAPLPPGSRAEEVTLMDTSMAQGELGWLLDPPEDGWSEVQQMLNGTPLYMYQDCPVQEGGDTDHWLRSNWIYRGEEASRVHVELQFTVRDCKSFPGGAGPVGCKETFNLLYMESEQDVGIQLRRPLFQKVTTVAADQSFTIQDLASGSVKLNVERCSLGHLTRRGLYLAFHNPGACVALVSVRVFYQRCPEAVHGLAQFPDTLPGPGGLVEVSGTCLPHAQITPGPSSTPRMHCSPDGEWLVPVGRCHCKPGYEEGSGGMGCSVCPSGSYRTDLNIPHCLKCPQHSTAESEGAIICTCESGHYRAPGEGPEVACTRPPSAPQNLSFSASGTLLSLHWEPPSDTGGRQDVKYSVECFQCRATAQDGGPCQSCGTSVRFSPGTGGLTMPTVRVEGLEPYANYTFNVKAQNRVSGMDNSSPASASLSINMWHAESLSGLSLRLVKKEPRQLELTWAGSRPRSPGGNLSYELHVLNQDEEWHQMVLEPRVLLTKLQPDTTYIVRVRMLTPLGPGPFSPDHEFRTSPPVSRSLTGGEIVAIIFGLLLGLALLLGIHVFRSRCILPPILYTQSQMLLGQIQPEPTGPLRWSWDLKMLPHPHRRSHRQGQQRQRDHVADVDREDKLWLKPYVDLQAYEDPAQGALDFTQELDPGWLTVDTVIGEGEFGEVYRGTLRLSSQDCKTVAIKTLKDTSPDGQWWNFLREATIMGQFNHPHILHLEGVITKRKPIMIITEFMENGALDAFLKEREDQLVPGQLVAMLQGIASGMNYLSDHNYVHRDLAARNILVSQNLCCKVSDFGLTRLLDDFDGTYETQGGKIPIRWTAPEAIAHRIFTTASDVWSFGIVMWEVLSFGDKPYGEMSNQEVMKSIEDGYRLPPPVDCPAPLYELMKNCWAYDSARRPHFLQLRAHLEQLLTDPHSLRTVANFDPRVTLRLPSLSGSDGIPYRSVSEWLESIRMKRYILHFRSAGLDTMECVLELTAEDLTQMGITLPGHQKRILCSIQGFKD from the exons ATGGAGCGGCGCTGGCCCCTGGGGCtcgggctgctgctgctgctctgcgCCCCGCTGCCCCCGGGGTCGCGCGCCGAGGAAG TCACTTTGATGGACACAAGCATGGCACAAGGAGAGTTGGGCTGGCTGCTGGATCCCCCAGAGGATGGG TGGAGTGAGGTACAACAGATGCTGAATGGGACACCCCTATACATGTACCAGGACTGCCCAGTGCAGGAAGGTGGAGACACTGACCACTGGCTTCGCTCCAATTGGATCTACCGAGGGGAGGAGGCTTCACGTGTCCATGTAGAGCTGCAGTTCACTGTACGTGACTGCAAGAGTTTCCCTGGGGGAGCTGGGCCTGTGGGCTGCAAGGAGACCTTCAACCTTCTGTACATGGAGAGTGAACAGGATGTAGGCATTCAACTCCGACGGCCCTTGTTCCAAAAG GTAACTACAGTGGCCGCAGACCAGAGCTTCACCATTCAAGACCTTGCATCTGGCTCTGTGAAGCTCAATGTGGAGCGCTGCTCCTTGGGCCACCTGACCCGCCGCGGTCTCTACCTTGCTTTCCACAACCCAGGTGCCTGTGTGGCCCTGGTGTCTGTACGGGTGTTCTACCAGCGCTGTCCTGAGGCTGTACATGGCTTGGCCCAATTTCCTGACACTCTCCCTGGACCTGGCGGGTTGGTAGAAGTGTCTGGGACCTGCCTGCCCCATGCACAGATCACTCCTGGACCTTCTAGTACACCCCGCATGCACTGCAGCCCTGACGGCGAGTGGCTGGTGCCCGTGGGCCGGTGCCACTGTAAACCTGGCTATGAGGAAGGCAGTGGTGGCATGGGATGCAGTG TCTGCCCTAGTGGCTCCTATCGGACTGACTTGAACATACCCCATTGTCTCAAGTGCCCCCAACACAGCACAGCAGAGTCTGAGGGGGCCATCATCTGTACCTGTGAGAGTGGCCATTACCGAGCCCCTGGGGAGGGCCCTGAGGTAGCATGCACAC GTCCTCCGTCTGCTCCCCAAAACCTGAGTTTCTCTGCATCAGGGACTCTGCTCTCTCTACACTGGGAACCCCCATCAGACACAGGGGGACGCCAGGATGTCAAATACAGTGTGGAATGTTTCCAGTGTAGGGCCACAGCACAGGATGGGGGGCCCTGCCAGTCCTGTGGGACAAGTGTGCGCTTTTCCCCAGGGACTGGGGGGCTCACCATGCCTACTGTGCGAGTCGAAGGCCTTGAACCTTATGCCAACTATACCTTTAATGTCAAAGCCCAAAACAGAGTGTCAGGGATGGACAACTCCAGTCCTGCCAGTGCCTCCCTCAGCATCAACATGTGGCATGCAG AGTCACTATCAGGTCTATCTCTAAGGCTGGTGAAGAAAGAACCAAGGCAGCTGGAGCTGACCTGGGCAGGGTCCCGGCCCCGCAGTCCTGGGGGGAACCTGAGCTATGAGCTGCATGTACTGAACCAG GATGAAGAATGGCACCAGATGGTTCTAGAACCTAGGGTCTTATTGACAAAACTGCAGCCAGATACCACATACATCGTCAGAGTGAGAATGTTGACTCCACTGGGTCCTGGCCCTTTCTCCCCTGACCATGAGTTTCGGACCAGCCCACCAG TTTCCAGGAGCCTGACTGGAGGAGAGATTGTTGCCATCATCTTTGGGCTGCTGCTTGGTCTAGCTCTGCTGCTCGGGATTCATGTCTTCCGTTCAAG GTGTATCCTTCCACCGATCCTGTACACCCAGTCCCAGATGCTTCTGGGGCAAATTCAGCCAGAGCCCACTGGACCACTGAGGTGGTCCTGGGACCTGAAGATGCTGCCTCACCCCCACAGAAGAAGCCATCGGCAAGGACAGCAGAGGCAGCGTGACCATGTCGCTGATGTTGATCGAG AGGACAAGTTGTGGCTGAAGCCCTACGTGGACCTCCAGGCCTATGAAGACCCTGCTCAGGGGGCCTTGGACTTCACCCAGGAGCTTGACCCAGGCTGGCTGACTGTGGACACAGTCATAGGGGAAG GAGAGTTTGGGGAAGTCTATCGAGGGACTCTGAGGCTCTCCAGTCAGGACTGTAAGACTGTGGCCATTAAGACCTTGAAAGACACATCCCCAGATGGCCAGTGGTGGAACTTCCTTCGTGAGGCGACCATCATGGGCCAGTTCAACCACCCACATATTCTGCATCTGGAAGGCGTTATCACAAAGA GAAAGCCCATCATGATCATCACAGAATTTATGGAGAATGGAGCCCTAGATGCTTTCCTGAAG GAGCGGGAGGATCAGCTGGTCCCTGGGCAGCTAGTGGCCATGCTGCAGGGCATAGCATCAGGCATGAACTACCTCAGTGACCACAATTATGTCCATCGGGACCTGGCTGCCAGGAACATCTTGGTGAGTCAGAACCTGTGCTGCAAGGTGTCTGACTTTGGCCTCACCCGCCTCCTGGACGACTTTGATGGCACCTATGAAACCCAG GGAGGGAAGATCCCCATCCGTTGGACAGCCCCAGAAGCCATTGCTCATCGGATCTTCACCACAGCCAGTGATGTGTGGAGTTTTGGGATTGTGATGTGGGAGGTGCTGAGCTTTGGGGACAAGCCCTATGGGGAGATGAGCAATCAGGAG GTAATGAAGAGTATTGAGGATGGGTACCGGCTGCCCCCTCCTGTGGACTGCCCGGCCCCTCTGTATGAACTCATGAAGAACTGCTGGGCATATGACAGTGCCCGTCGGCCCCACTTCCTCCAGCTACGGGCACATCTGGAGCAATTGCTTACCGACCCCCACTCTCTGAGAACCGTCGCCAACTTTGATCCCAG GGTGACTCTCCGCCTGCCCAGTTTGAGTGGCTCTGATGGGATCCCTTATCGAAGTGTCTCTGAGTGGCTTGAGTCTATTCGCATGAAGCGCTACATCCTGCACTTCCGCTCAGCGGGGCTGGACACCATGGAGTGTGTGCTGGAGCTGACAGCCGA GGACCTGACGCAGATGGGAATCACACTGCCAGGGCACCAGAAGCGTATTCTTTGCAGTATTCAGGGGTTTAAGGACTGA
- the Epha1 gene encoding ephrin type-A receptor 1 isoform X3, with protein MERRWPLGLGLLLLLCAPLPPGSRAEEVTLMDTSMAQGELGWLLDPPEDGWSEVQQMLNGTPLYMYQDCPVQEGGDTDHWLRSNWIYRGEEASRVHVELQFTVRDCKSFPGGAGPVGCKETFNLLYMESEQDVGIQLRRPLFQKVTTVAADQSFTIQDLASGSVKLNVERCSLGHLTRRGLYLAFHNPGACVALVSVRVFYQRCPEAVHGLAQFPDTLPGPGGLVEVSGTCLPHAQITPGPSSTPRMHCSPDGEWLVPVGRCHCKPGYEEGSGGMGCSGPPSAPQNLSFSASGTLLSLHWEPPSDTGGRQDVKYSVECFQCRATAQDGGPCQSCGTSVRFSPGTGGLTMPTVRVEGLEPYANYTFNVKAQNRVSGMDNSSPASASLSINMWHAESLSGLSLRLVKKEPRQLELTWAGSRPRSPGGNLSYELHVLNQDEEWHQMVLEPRVLLTKLQPDTTYIVRVRMLTPLGPGPFSPDHEFRTSPPVSRSLTGGEIVAIIFGLLLGLALLLGIHVFRSRCILPPILYTQSQMLLGQIQPEPTGPLRWSWDLKMLPHPHRRSHRQGQQRQRDHVADVDREDKLWLKPYVDLQAYEDPAQGALDFTQELDPGWLTVDTVIGEGEFGEVYRGTLRLSSQDCKTVAIKTLKDTSPDGQWWNFLREATIMGQFNHPHILHLEGVITKRKPIMIITEFMENGALDAFLKEREDQLVPGQLVAMLQGIASGMNYLSDHNYVHRDLAARNILVSQNLCCKVSDFGLTRLLDDFDGTYETQGGKIPIRWTAPEAIAHRIFTTASDVWSFGIVMWEVLSFGDKPYGEMSNQEVMKSIEDGYRLPPPVDCPAPLYELMKNCWAYDSARRPHFLQLRAHLEQLLTDPHSLRTVANFDPRVTLRLPSLSGSDGIPYRSVSEWLESIRMKRYILHFRSAGLDTMECVLELTAEDLTQMGITLPGHQKRILCSIQGFKD; from the exons ATGGAGCGGCGCTGGCCCCTGGGGCtcgggctgctgctgctgctctgcgCCCCGCTGCCCCCGGGGTCGCGCGCCGAGGAAG TCACTTTGATGGACACAAGCATGGCACAAGGAGAGTTGGGCTGGCTGCTGGATCCCCCAGAGGATGGG TGGAGTGAGGTACAACAGATGCTGAATGGGACACCCCTATACATGTACCAGGACTGCCCAGTGCAGGAAGGTGGAGACACTGACCACTGGCTTCGCTCCAATTGGATCTACCGAGGGGAGGAGGCTTCACGTGTCCATGTAGAGCTGCAGTTCACTGTACGTGACTGCAAGAGTTTCCCTGGGGGAGCTGGGCCTGTGGGCTGCAAGGAGACCTTCAACCTTCTGTACATGGAGAGTGAACAGGATGTAGGCATTCAACTCCGACGGCCCTTGTTCCAAAAG GTAACTACAGTGGCCGCAGACCAGAGCTTCACCATTCAAGACCTTGCATCTGGCTCTGTGAAGCTCAATGTGGAGCGCTGCTCCTTGGGCCACCTGACCCGCCGCGGTCTCTACCTTGCTTTCCACAACCCAGGTGCCTGTGTGGCCCTGGTGTCTGTACGGGTGTTCTACCAGCGCTGTCCTGAGGCTGTACATGGCTTGGCCCAATTTCCTGACACTCTCCCTGGACCTGGCGGGTTGGTAGAAGTGTCTGGGACCTGCCTGCCCCATGCACAGATCACTCCTGGACCTTCTAGTACACCCCGCATGCACTGCAGCCCTGACGGCGAGTGGCTGGTGCCCGTGGGCCGGTGCCACTGTAAACCTGGCTATGAGGAAGGCAGTGGTGGCATGGGATGCAGTG GTCCTCCGTCTGCTCCCCAAAACCTGAGTTTCTCTGCATCAGGGACTCTGCTCTCTCTACACTGGGAACCCCCATCAGACACAGGGGGACGCCAGGATGTCAAATACAGTGTGGAATGTTTCCAGTGTAGGGCCACAGCACAGGATGGGGGGCCCTGCCAGTCCTGTGGGACAAGTGTGCGCTTTTCCCCAGGGACTGGGGGGCTCACCATGCCTACTGTGCGAGTCGAAGGCCTTGAACCTTATGCCAACTATACCTTTAATGTCAAAGCCCAAAACAGAGTGTCAGGGATGGACAACTCCAGTCCTGCCAGTGCCTCCCTCAGCATCAACATGTGGCATGCAG AGTCACTATCAGGTCTATCTCTAAGGCTGGTGAAGAAAGAACCAAGGCAGCTGGAGCTGACCTGGGCAGGGTCCCGGCCCCGCAGTCCTGGGGGGAACCTGAGCTATGAGCTGCATGTACTGAACCAG GATGAAGAATGGCACCAGATGGTTCTAGAACCTAGGGTCTTATTGACAAAACTGCAGCCAGATACCACATACATCGTCAGAGTGAGAATGTTGACTCCACTGGGTCCTGGCCCTTTCTCCCCTGACCATGAGTTTCGGACCAGCCCACCAG TTTCCAGGAGCCTGACTGGAGGAGAGATTGTTGCCATCATCTTTGGGCTGCTGCTTGGTCTAGCTCTGCTGCTCGGGATTCATGTCTTCCGTTCAAG GTGTATCCTTCCACCGATCCTGTACACCCAGTCCCAGATGCTTCTGGGGCAAATTCAGCCAGAGCCCACTGGACCACTGAGGTGGTCCTGGGACCTGAAGATGCTGCCTCACCCCCACAGAAGAAGCCATCGGCAAGGACAGCAGAGGCAGCGTGACCATGTCGCTGATGTTGATCGAG AGGACAAGTTGTGGCTGAAGCCCTACGTGGACCTCCAGGCCTATGAAGACCCTGCTCAGGGGGCCTTGGACTTCACCCAGGAGCTTGACCCAGGCTGGCTGACTGTGGACACAGTCATAGGGGAAG GAGAGTTTGGGGAAGTCTATCGAGGGACTCTGAGGCTCTCCAGTCAGGACTGTAAGACTGTGGCCATTAAGACCTTGAAAGACACATCCCCAGATGGCCAGTGGTGGAACTTCCTTCGTGAGGCGACCATCATGGGCCAGTTCAACCACCCACATATTCTGCATCTGGAAGGCGTTATCACAAAGA GAAAGCCCATCATGATCATCACAGAATTTATGGAGAATGGAGCCCTAGATGCTTTCCTGAAG GAGCGGGAGGATCAGCTGGTCCCTGGGCAGCTAGTGGCCATGCTGCAGGGCATAGCATCAGGCATGAACTACCTCAGTGACCACAATTATGTCCATCGGGACCTGGCTGCCAGGAACATCTTGGTGAGTCAGAACCTGTGCTGCAAGGTGTCTGACTTTGGCCTCACCCGCCTCCTGGACGACTTTGATGGCACCTATGAAACCCAG GGAGGGAAGATCCCCATCCGTTGGACAGCCCCAGAAGCCATTGCTCATCGGATCTTCACCACAGCCAGTGATGTGTGGAGTTTTGGGATTGTGATGTGGGAGGTGCTGAGCTTTGGGGACAAGCCCTATGGGGAGATGAGCAATCAGGAG GTAATGAAGAGTATTGAGGATGGGTACCGGCTGCCCCCTCCTGTGGACTGCCCGGCCCCTCTGTATGAACTCATGAAGAACTGCTGGGCATATGACAGTGCCCGTCGGCCCCACTTCCTCCAGCTACGGGCACATCTGGAGCAATTGCTTACCGACCCCCACTCTCTGAGAACCGTCGCCAACTTTGATCCCAG GGTGACTCTCCGCCTGCCCAGTTTGAGTGGCTCTGATGGGATCCCTTATCGAAGTGTCTCTGAGTGGCTTGAGTCTATTCGCATGAAGCGCTACATCCTGCACTTCCGCTCAGCGGGGCTGGACACCATGGAGTGTGTGCTGGAGCTGACAGCCGA GGACCTGACGCAGATGGGAATCACACTGCCAGGGCACCAGAAGCGTATTCTTTGCAGTATTCAGGGGTTTAAGGACTGA